In Lacibacter sp. H375, one DNA window encodes the following:
- a CDS encoding ADP-ribosylation/crystallin J1: MNLVTLYRPVGQKELDLIKDSGNKRFPPRLEWQPIFYPVMNQAYAEQIALEWNTNDEFSGYAGYVTAFNLPDDYLQQFPVQNVGGEIHNELWVPAEQLDEFNNNIVGEIRVVNSFYGEKFRKQ, from the coding sequence ATGAACTTAGTTACATTATATCGTCCTGTTGGACAGAAGGAACTTGACCTCATCAAGGATTCAGGCAACAAACGGTTTCCACCCCGTTTGGAGTGGCAGCCTATTTTTTATCCTGTTATGAACCAGGCCTATGCTGAACAGATTGCATTGGAGTGGAACACAAACGATGAGTTTTCAGGTTATGCTGGCTATGTAACAGCGTTTAATTTGCCGGATGATTATCTACAACAATTTCCTGTACAAAATGTAGGAGGCGAAATTCATAACGAGCTGTGGGTGCCCGCAGAACAACTCGATGAATTCAATAATAATATTGTTGGAGAGATAAGAGTTGTGAATAGTTTTTATGGAGAAAAATTTAGAAAGCAATGA
- a CDS encoding transferase, producing MYLVIPGRHQLITQFQFEYLSSLIKGGLYHVKDVEGRELQINEPVEAIIFPVTSANHSNTRRNPLPFYLRAISIEAMAAELNVPVYIYGIDDVGSLSNFASYTLKRIKHESDGKFDCTAQNSLIICSTPVLQLYQSLGFNILPAELADVKNWKYHSLMPWDIVEQIAASSIWTEDESIKAAMHHSSYSVWKKYGVGEKVKLLFTDHMIGSDGDLTETRDYNVYVRQMDDIAELKYHDTSSYVQPGRIGDIGCAVGSWIKLACKDERLRESDFYGIEVSRHLYQICQQRKENGEFQNPFVFFSQKNAVSGLVYEQGSMNTIHTSSLTHEIESYGSREDLLKFIKNRYEELAPGGVWINRDVVGPKNKEQEIYLWLNDGDGNNADPFMQFGDRNELSHFLQSLSTYARFLRFAKDFRKKEGYIVKFEEVTIENKLYIKTSLRNASEFLSRKDYTDNWESEMHETFCFWDFEEWKNHLTEAGFRIHPSSSSYTNGWIVKNRWEGKAAIYIMHDDELQQIVYPETTMLLIGVK from the coding sequence ATGTATTTAGTGATACCCGGGAGACACCAATTAATCACACAGTTTCAATTCGAGTATCTATCGTCATTGATTAAAGGTGGTCTTTACCATGTAAAAGATGTTGAGGGAAGAGAATTGCAAATAAATGAACCGGTTGAAGCGATCATCTTTCCGGTTACATCTGCTAATCACTCTAACACAAGACGAAACCCACTTCCATTTTATTTGCGGGCAATTTCGATTGAAGCAATGGCTGCTGAGTTAAATGTACCCGTTTACATTTATGGTATTGACGATGTTGGATCCCTTTCCAATTTTGCCAGCTACACACTTAAGCGTATCAAACATGAAAGTGATGGCAAGTTTGATTGCACAGCACAAAACAGTTTGATCATTTGTTCAACTCCTGTTCTTCAATTATATCAATCGCTTGGTTTCAACATTCTACCTGCTGAGCTGGCAGATGTCAAGAACTGGAAATATCATTCACTGATGCCTTGGGATATTGTAGAACAAATTGCTGCATCCTCCATCTGGACCGAAGATGAATCGATTAAAGCAGCCATGCATCATTCTTCGTACAGTGTTTGGAAAAAGTATGGCGTTGGTGAAAAAGTAAAACTTCTGTTTACTGACCACATGATCGGCAGCGATGGGGATTTAACTGAGACCAGGGATTACAATGTATACGTTCGGCAGATGGATGATATTGCTGAATTAAAATATCATGACACTTCTTCCTATGTTCAACCAGGACGTATTGGTGATATTGGTTGTGCGGTTGGCAGCTGGATTAAGCTTGCTTGCAAAGATGAGCGGTTAAGAGAAAGTGATTTCTATGGTATTGAAGTCAGCCGGCATTTATATCAGATTTGTCAGCAGCGAAAAGAAAACGGAGAGTTTCAAAATCCATTTGTGTTCTTCTCCCAGAAGAATGCGGTTTCAGGATTAGTGTATGAGCAAGGTTCAATGAATACAATTCATACTTCTTCACTTACACATGAAATTGAATCGTATGGAAGTCGGGAGGATTTATTGAAGTTTATCAAAAATAGATATGAAGAACTTGCGCCAGGTGGAGTATGGATTAACAGAGATGTTGTTGGACCAAAAAACAAAGAGCAGGAAATTTATTTGTGGTTGAATGATGGGGATGGCAATAATGCAGATCCATTTATGCAGTTCGGTGATCGAAATGAGTTATCACATTTTTTACAATCACTTTCTACTTATGCAAGATTCCTTCGCTTTGCAAAAGACTTCAGGAAAAAGGAAGGCTATATTGTAAAGTTTGAAGAGGTAACTATTGAAAACAAGCTTTATATCAAAACATCTTTACGTAATGCTTCTGAATTTCTAAGCCGGAAAGATTACACTGATAACTGGGAAAGTGAAATGCACGAAACGTTTTGCTTCTGGGATTTTGAAGAATGGAAGAATCATTTAACCGAAGCTGGCTTTCGAATACATCCTTCCTCCTCATCTTATACGAATGGCTGGATTGTAAAGAATCGTTGGGAAGGAAAGGCAGCAATTTATATTATGCATGACGATGAATTGCAACAAATTGTTTACCCAGAGACAACGATGTTGTTGATTGGTGTGAAGTAG
- a CDS encoding nicotinate phosphoribosyltransferase: MKTNPFLLTDYYKVGHVFQYPDKTELVYSNLTPRKSRINGVDEMVFFGLQYFMKEYLINYFNENFFQQPKEKVMTEYKRRIVTSLGTHLPSYEHISALHDLGYLPVEIKALPEGSKVPMRVPCLTIVNTKAEFYWLTNFLETLLSSVIWQPCTSATIAYTYRKLLNKYAEETGMPMDFVQWQGHDFSFRGMSSLETAVLSGMGHLLSFTGTDTIPAIDAMEQYYNANADAELIGGSVAATEHSVMCSGSKDGELETFRRLITEVYPSGIVSIVSDTWDLWKVCTEYLFALKETVLSRDGKVVIRPDSGDPVKIICGDPDGETEVERKGVVELLWDIFGGTITAKGYKLLDAHIGAIYGDSINIDRATRICEGLKAKGFATQVVFGIGSYTYQYNTRDTFGTAMKATYVVIDGEGQEIYKDPVTDDGTKRSATGLLNVKKENGRFVLYDKVTWEEENESELKTVFKDGKLVKEFSLAEIRALLVS; encoded by the coding sequence ATGAAAACGAATCCTTTTTTATTGACCGATTACTATAAAGTTGGCCACGTATTCCAATACCCAGACAAAACTGAACTGGTTTATAGCAATCTTACTCCACGCAAGAGTCGTATTAACGGAGTTGATGAAATGGTCTTCTTTGGTTTGCAATATTTCATGAAAGAGTATTTGATCAATTATTTCAATGAAAACTTTTTTCAACAGCCAAAAGAAAAAGTGATGACGGAGTATAAGCGGAGAATCGTTACTTCTTTAGGCACACACCTGCCATCGTACGAGCATATTTCAGCTTTGCATGATTTAGGTTATTTACCTGTTGAAATAAAAGCATTGCCCGAAGGGAGTAAAGTACCTATGCGTGTTCCTTGCTTAACAATTGTAAATACAAAGGCAGAGTTTTACTGGCTTACAAATTTTCTGGAAACCTTGTTAAGTTCAGTTATTTGGCAACCTTGTACCAGTGCAACCATTGCGTACACTTACAGAAAGCTACTAAATAAATATGCAGAAGAAACGGGTATGCCAATGGACTTTGTACAATGGCAGGGACATGACTTTTCTTTCAGAGGAATGAGTTCGTTGGAAACAGCAGTACTGAGTGGTATGGGGCACTTGTTGAGTTTTACCGGTACTGATACTATTCCAGCTATCGACGCAATGGAACAATATTACAATGCAAATGCTGATGCAGAATTGATTGGTGGTAGTGTTGCAGCAACAGAACATAGTGTAATGTGCAGTGGTAGTAAAGATGGCGAACTGGAAACATTCAGACGCTTAATTACAGAAGTGTATCCTTCAGGTATTGTAAGTATTGTTAGCGATACATGGGATTTATGGAAAGTGTGTACAGAATATCTTTTTGCTTTAAAAGAAACAGTTTTAAGTCGTGATGGGAAAGTAGTAATTCGGCCAGATAGTGGAGATCCGGTAAAAATTATTTGTGGTGATCCTGATGGAGAAACTGAAGTGGAACGGAAAGGTGTGGTTGAACTGTTGTGGGATATTTTTGGCGGAACAATTACAGCGAAGGGATATAAATTACTGGATGCGCATATTGGTGCTATTTATGGTGACAGTATTAATATCGACCGTGCAACACGTATTTGTGAAGGATTGAAAGCAAAAGGTTTTGCTACCCAGGTTGTATTTGGTATTGGAAGTTATACCTATCAATATAATACACGTGATACGTTTGGTACAGCGATGAAAGCAACGTATGTAGTGATTGACGGAGAAGGACAGGAGATTTACAAAGATCCTGTAACAGATGATGGTACAAAACGTTCTGCTACCGGTTTGTTGAATGTAAAAAAAGAAAACGGACGTTTTGTGTTGTACGATAAAGTTACATGGGAGGAGGAAAATGAAAGTGAATTGAAAACAGTTTTTAAAGACGGTAAGCTTGTAAAAGAGTTTTCTTTAGCAGAAATTAGAGCTTTATTAGTGAGCTGA
- a CDS encoding ribose-phosphate pyrophosphokinase-like domain-containing protein, with the protein MKTIHINNNRGLKRFVFPDNQPHVVIQDISKDDEVTVICSITDSTVLLQLLQTANAIENVNAKKTNLIIPYLMGARYDRLMLQGDSFDLKVIADLINNMQFDKVYLYDVHSEVSLELIHNSVNITNEALVKSYTKENAILICPDKGAAKKISSYAGWNRNLVETVYCNKTRDLNNGRISLQVIEPEKCTNRNCVIIDDLCDGGGTFLAIAQQIRPAHLTLIVTHGIFSKGFTELEKSFDQIIVSNSYQQEYNSPIVQVIPFKTTF; encoded by the coding sequence ATGAAAACAATTCATATCAATAATAACCGGGGTTTAAAACGGTTTGTGTTTCCAGATAACCAACCCCACGTTGTTATTCAGGATATTAGTAAAGACGATGAGGTTACTGTCATCTGTTCAATTACAGATAGCACAGTGTTACTTCAGTTATTACAAACAGCGAATGCTATTGAAAATGTAAACGCTAAAAAAACGAATCTGATCATTCCCTATCTCATGGGCGCCAGATATGACCGCTTGATGTTACAGGGAGATAGTTTCGATTTGAAAGTAATTGCTGATCTGATCAACAATATGCAGTTTGATAAAGTTTACTTGTACGATGTTCATTCCGAAGTTTCACTGGAATTAATTCATAATTCAGTCAATATCACAAACGAAGCATTGGTAAAATCTTATACAAAAGAGAACGCAATACTTATCTGTCCGGATAAAGGCGCTGCAAAAAAAATCAGTAGTTATGCTGGCTGGAATAGAAATCTCGTTGAAACTGTTTACTGTAATAAAACCCGTGATTTAAATAACGGACGAATCAGCTTACAGGTAATAGAACCTGAAAAATGCACGAACAGAAATTGCGTGATCATTGATGATCTGTGCGATGGTGGTGGAACCTTCCTTGCCATTGCGCAACAGATAAGGCCTGCACATCTCACATTGATTGTTACACACGGCATCTTCAGCAAAGGGTTTACAGAATTGGAGAAATCATTTGATCAGATCATTGTAAGCAACAGTTATCAGCAGGAGTATAATTCACCTATTGTTCAGGTAATACCATTTAAAACAACTTTCTAA
- a CDS encoding O-acetyl-ADP-ribose deacetylase — protein sequence MKLEIINTDITILAVDAIVNAANSSLTGGGGVDGAIHRAAGPQLRDYCITLKGCKTGHAKISPGFKLKAKYIIHTVGPVWNNGTENEEELLRKCYENSLQLANENNIRTIAFPCISTGAYRFPFNKAASIALSTIDEFLKMNNSIEKVFLVVFGQKEFDQYERIYKAYFK from the coding sequence ATGAAACTAGAAATAATCAATACCGATATTACAATACTTGCGGTTGATGCAATTGTAAATGCTGCTAATAGCTCACTTACCGGTGGTGGCGGTGTTGATGGTGCTATTCACAGAGCGGCCGGTCCGCAACTGAGAGACTATTGTATTACACTCAAAGGTTGTAAAACCGGGCATGCTAAAATTAGTCCAGGCTTTAAATTGAAAGCGAAGTATATAATTCATACAGTAGGCCCTGTTTGGAATAATGGTACAGAAAATGAAGAAGAGCTTTTGCGTAAGTGTTATGAAAATAGTTTGCAATTAGCAAATGAAAATAATATCCGAACAATTGCTTTTCCCTGCATTAGTACTGGAGCTTATCGTTTTCCGTTTAATAAAGCCGCAAGTATTGCATTGTCAACAATTGATGAGTTTTTAAAGATGAACAATTCAATAGAAAAAGTATTTCTGGTTGTATTCGGACAAAAAGAATTTGATCAGTATGAAAGGATCTACAAAGCATATTTTAAATGA
- a CDS encoding NUDIX hydrolase, with translation MQNKSSVIKVAVDAIVFGYSKQDGVSVLLIQRKYEPYKNSWAIPGGFVLEDESLEEAVKRELAEETGITVNYLEQLYTFGEPKRDPRQRIIAVAYFGLVKASQYQELKASTDAENAKWFSIKKLPTLAFDHKQILQVAIERLRAKVRYQPVGFELLDKKFPFSDLEKLYTALLDKEINRRNFSKKILSFDFLEETGELSKSEGKGRPSKMYQFNQKRYKELLKEGFHFEI, from the coding sequence ATGCAAAATAAATCATCTGTCATAAAAGTAGCTGTTGATGCCATTGTTTTTGGTTATTCAAAACAAGATGGTGTTTCTGTGTTGCTGATTCAGCGTAAATATGAGCCGTACAAAAACAGCTGGGCTATCCCCGGCGGTTTTGTATTGGAGGATGAGAGCCTGGAAGAAGCAGTAAAGCGAGAGCTGGCAGAAGAAACAGGTATTACGGTCAACTACCTTGAGCAGTTATATACGTTTGGTGAACCCAAACGTGATCCCCGTCAACGCATTATTGCAGTTGCCTATTTTGGATTGGTGAAAGCATCGCAATACCAGGAATTGAAAGCGAGTACGGATGCTGAAAATGCAAAATGGTTCAGCATTAAAAAACTGCCGACACTGGCATTTGATCATAAACAAATTTTGCAGGTGGCCATTGAGCGCTTGCGTGCAAAAGTTCGTTATCAGCCGGTTGGCTTTGAACTACTGGATAAAAAATTCCCCTTCTCCGATCTGGAGAAACTCTATACAGCTTTATTGGATAAGGAAATTAACCGACGAAACTTCAGTAAGAAAATACTCTCCTTTGATTTTCTGGAAGAAACAGGCGAGTTATCAAAGTCGGAAGGCAAAGGCCGCCCCAGTAAAATGTACCAGTTTAATCAAAAGCGGTACAAAGAATTGTTGAAGGAAGGCTTTCACTTCGAAATCTAA
- a CDS encoding YwqG family protein encodes MGLFDSLFGRNNKKQEIPDDKHLLEKVEVAPGIVLPKLFADHWPAIEKTAIPFVSIKALPKDDLALEESKFGHYPCMPLNFEYPKDNQGRFMYPLAQINCSDIPHLEGYPQSGYLQFYISGFDDVYGLDFDNQQNQTNFRVLYFPENEVEQFKVDFSFLDEVMQSDMLPVFKPHGLAFSKSVEYVGLQDVHYDKVPTNLHNFALPYPELEDDLMDMAYDTFTNNGHKIGGYAYFTQEDPRKYKNEFKDYILLFQLDSDDHIMWGDVGVANFFIHPDDLAKRDFSKVMYNWDCS; translated from the coding sequence ATGGGCTTATTTGATTCATTGTTTGGCCGAAATAATAAAAAACAGGAAATACCAGATGATAAGCATCTCCTGGAAAAAGTAGAAGTTGCCCCGGGAATTGTACTTCCAAAACTCTTTGCCGACCACTGGCCTGCAATAGAAAAAACAGCCATTCCGTTTGTTTCGATTAAGGCACTTCCAAAAGACGACCTTGCTCTGGAAGAAAGCAAATTTGGTCATTATCCCTGCATGCCATTAAATTTTGAGTACCCGAAAGATAATCAAGGCAGATTCATGTATCCACTTGCGCAAATCAATTGCAGTGATATCCCTCATTTGGAAGGTTATCCTCAATCGGGCTACTTACAATTTTATATTTCCGGTTTCGATGATGTCTATGGTTTGGATTTCGACAATCAACAAAATCAAACTAATTTTCGTGTTCTATACTTTCCAGAGAATGAGGTTGAACAGTTTAAAGTTGATTTCTCTTTTCTTGATGAGGTAATGCAAAGTGATATGCTGCCTGTATTTAAGCCACATGGCCTTGCATTTTCGAAAAGCGTTGAATATGTAGGTTTACAAGATGTGCATTACGACAAAGTCCCAACAAACCTGCACAATTTTGCACTCCCTTACCCTGAGCTAGAAGATGATTTAATGGATATGGCTTATGATACATTTACTAATAATGGTCATAAGATCGGTGGTTATGCATACTTCACACAAGAGGACCCAAGAAAATACAAAAATGAATTTAAGGATTACATTCTCTTATTTCAACTGGATTCAGATGATCATATTATGTGGGGAGATGTTGGTGTAGCTAATTTCTTTATTCATCCGGATGATTTGGCAAAAAGAGATTTCAGCAAAGTGATGTACAACTGGGATTGCAGTTAA
- a CDS encoding SWIM zinc finger family protein, with product MQFTEEQIFNLAPDESSKKSGKDLANPSKWVSKGANEQALWGECQGSGSKPYQTQIDLQNIAFKCSCPSRKFPCKHGLGLLLYNARQPNDFSASTMPAWVEDWISKRVEKKEKQVEKEEKPVDEAARAKRTQARELKVTDGIEELQLWLKDIVRNGILTMPDKGSVWFENMAKRMVDAQAPGLAGMVRSLGEINFYAEGWQSKFMDQLAVIYLSTKAFQSTASLDETLQQDIRTWIGFTQNQEELKEQTGVTDTWLVLAKQTSEVDNITTERYWLYGTTSKQYALILQFIVRGQGGQLTFTPGIFVQAELVFFPSVSPLRAIVKRQIASTMKASFSGYQNWDEVLAAETTLNSQLPVRGERPYLISKLKPVQYNQQWWLQDAEQKMMLLKNEQRYIWKLLAISGGEALDMALIGREDQYEAVGVWLHDEYKLLQ from the coding sequence TTGCAATTCACCGAAGAACAAATATTTAATCTTGCCCCCGATGAGTCTTCCAAAAAATCAGGAAAAGATTTAGCGAACCCATCCAAATGGGTAAGCAAAGGCGCTAATGAACAGGCTTTATGGGGCGAGTGCCAGGGAAGCGGCAGCAAGCCCTATCAAACCCAGATCGATCTGCAGAATATTGCCTTCAAATGTTCCTGCCCCAGTAGAAAATTTCCTTGCAAACATGGATTGGGCTTGTTGTTATACAATGCCCGTCAGCCAAATGATTTCAGTGCTTCAACTATGCCGGCATGGGTAGAAGACTGGATCAGTAAACGTGTAGAGAAGAAAGAGAAGCAGGTAGAGAAAGAAGAGAAACCTGTTGATGAAGCGGCGAGAGCAAAACGCACACAGGCACGTGAGCTGAAAGTAACAGATGGTATTGAAGAATTACAATTGTGGTTAAAGGATATTGTACGGAACGGTATTTTAACCATGCCCGACAAAGGATCAGTTTGGTTTGAAAATATGGCGAAGCGAATGGTAGATGCGCAGGCACCGGGCTTAGCAGGCATGGTGCGTTCATTAGGAGAGATCAACTTTTATGCAGAAGGCTGGCAGAGTAAGTTCATGGATCAGTTAGCTGTCATCTATCTTTCCACGAAAGCTTTTCAGAGCACAGCATCGTTGGATGAAACCTTGCAGCAAGATATTCGCACCTGGATCGGCTTTACACAAAACCAGGAAGAGTTAAAAGAACAAACAGGTGTAACCGATACATGGCTTGTATTGGCCAAACAAACTTCAGAAGTAGATAATATTACCACCGAACGTTATTGGTTGTATGGCACTACATCGAAACAATATGCATTGATCTTGCAGTTCATTGTACGTGGACAAGGAGGTCAATTAACATTCACGCCCGGAATATTTGTACAGGCGGAGTTGGTATTCTTTCCTTCTGTTTCTCCTTTACGTGCAATTGTAAAACGACAGATTGCTTCAACCATGAAAGCAAGTTTCAGCGGTTATCAAAACTGGGATGAAGTGTTGGCTGCAGAAACAACATTAAACAGTCAGTTGCCGGTGCGAGGCGAACGGCCTTATCTCATCAGCAAATTAAAACCCGTACAATACAATCAGCAATGGTGGTTGCAGGATGCAGAACAGAAAATGATGCTGTTGAAAAATGAACAACGCTACATCTGGAAACTGTTAGCGATCAGCGGAGGCGAAGCATTAGACATGGCATTGATCGGAAGGGAAGATCAATACGAAGCAGTTGGTGTTTGGCTGCACGATGAATATAAACTATTACAATAA
- a CDS encoding NADAR family protein: protein MKYSIDCLQSEIEKGKHFDYLFFWGHTPKREGVVDKSCFSQWYPSPFVVDGITYSTAEHWMMAQKAKLFNDEEIFQKIVITEKPAVVKALGREVKNFDADSWNASAYALVVEGNQHKFSQDEKLKQFLLYTGDKVIVEASPTDSIWSIGLSQDASEANNPFQWKGTNLLGFALMEVRDNLKK from the coding sequence ATGAAGTATTCAATAGACTGCCTTCAATCTGAAATTGAAAAAGGTAAGCACTTTGACTATTTGTTCTTTTGGGGGCATACTCCCAAAAGAGAAGGAGTAGTTGATAAATCCTGTTTCAGTCAATGGTACCCATCTCCATTTGTAGTTGATGGAATTACCTATTCAACTGCAGAACATTGGATGATGGCGCAAAAAGCTAAACTGTTTAATGATGAAGAGATATTTCAAAAGATCGTTATTACTGAAAAGCCGGCTGTTGTTAAAGCTCTCGGCAGAGAAGTAAAGAATTTTGATGCAGATAGTTGGAATGCTTCCGCCTATGCTCTCGTTGTTGAAGGGAATCAACATAAGTTTTCGCAAGATGAAAAATTGAAACAATTTCTATTGTACACAGGAGATAAAGTAATTGTAGAAGCAAGTCCCACAGATTCCATTTGGAGTATTGGTTTGTCACAAGATGCAAGTGAAGCAAACAATCCGTTTCAATGGAAGGGTACGAACCTGTTGGGGTTTGCATTAATGGAAGTGCGTGATAATTTAAAAAAGTAG
- a CDS encoding RNA 2'-phosphotransferase, translating into MEKQLKQISKFMSLVLRHKPETIGLQLNENGWSDVQELIDKMNATGADVTLELINTIVETNDKKRFVLSEDKTMIRANQGHSIDVELNLKEVQPPELLYHGTVEKFVEAIRKDGLKKMERHHVHLSKDTETAVNVGSRRGKPFILTIESAKMYADGHKFYLSENEVWLTDEVPVQYIRF; encoded by the coding sequence ATGGAAAAACAACTTAAACAGATAAGCAAATTTATGAGCCTTGTGCTTCGGCATAAACCGGAGACGATTGGCTTACAATTGAACGAAAATGGATGGTCAGATGTGCAGGAGCTGATCGATAAAATGAATGCAACGGGTGCAGATGTAACACTTGAACTGATCAATACCATCGTGGAAACGAACGATAAAAAACGTTTTGTTCTTAGTGAAGACAAAACAATGATTCGTGCAAATCAGGGGCATAGCATAGATGTTGAACTGAATTTGAAAGAAGTGCAGCCTCCCGAATTACTGTACCACGGGACAGTTGAAAAATTTGTAGAGGCAATACGCAAAGATGGATTGAAAAAGATGGAGCGTCATCATGTGCACTTAAGCAAAGACACGGAAACGGCTGTTAATGTTGGCAGCAGAAGGGGCAAGCCATTTATTCTCACTATTGAATCAGCAAAGATGTATGCTGACGGGCATAAGTTTTATTTATCCGAAAACGAAGTCTGGCTAACAGATGAAGTGCCGGTTCAATACATTCGCTTTTAA
- a CDS encoding metallophosphoesterase yields MKRTLVIGDIHGGLKALEQVLQKAAVTKDVSLIFLGDYVDGWSESAQTVAFLIGLAKEQSCIFIKGNHDAWTEDWLRTGAAENRWLFNGGEETRKSYDGFSEEERLRHLQFFEQTKMFHVDEQNRLFIHAGFTSMHGPEQEFYSTNFTWDRTLWEMALTMDKRIQKDSLLFPKRLKLFSEIYIGHTPTVAYNITVPMQGCNVWNIDTGAAFTGPLTIMDVDSKEFWQSDPVKDLYPQEKGRNRD; encoded by the coding sequence ATGAAAAGAACATTAGTAATTGGTGATATACATGGCGGATTAAAAGCCTTGGAACAAGTGTTGCAAAAAGCAGCTGTAACAAAAGATGTCAGTTTGATTTTTCTCGGTGACTATGTAGATGGTTGGAGCGAATCAGCACAAACAGTTGCATTCCTTATTGGGTTGGCAAAGGAACAATCTTGCATTTTTATAAAAGGTAATCATGATGCGTGGACTGAGGATTGGCTGAGAACTGGTGCAGCAGAAAACAGATGGTTATTTAATGGCGGTGAAGAAACTAGAAAAAGTTATGATGGCTTTAGTGAAGAAGAACGATTGAGGCATCTTCAATTCTTTGAGCAAACTAAAATGTTTCATGTGGATGAACAGAACCGCTTATTCATTCATGCAGGCTTCACATCTATGCATGGACCGGAGCAGGAATTCTACTCAACAAACTTTACCTGGGACAGAACACTTTGGGAAATGGCCTTAACCATGGATAAAAGGATTCAAAAAGATTCTCTTCTTTTTCCGAAACGGTTGAAATTATTTTCAGAAATCTATATTGGCCATACGCCAACTGTTGCTTACAACATAACTGTGCCAATGCAGGGTTGTAACGTGTGGAATATTGATACAGGTGCGGCGTTTACCGGTCCGTTAACGATTATGGATGTTGATAGTAAAGAGTTTTGGCAGAGCGATCCTGTAAAAGATTTATACCCGCAAGAAAAAGGGAGAAATAGAGATTGA
- a CDS encoding HD domain-containing protein, which yields MLKELFLSVISQYNNDIDLQQKLWLEIEKNYSGKKRHYHNLKHLENLLAELIELKTIVNNWDAIVLAIFYHDVVYKAHRKDNEEQSALLANTHLQQLNCQAALIDQVNKLILATKSHQLSDDADVNLFTDADLSILGKDWETYHTYCYNVRKEYAIYPDLLYKPGRKKALQHFLSMQRIFKTEHFHKRYEESAKKNMEREIESL from the coding sequence ATGCTAAAAGAGCTTTTTCTTTCAGTAATCAGTCAATATAACAACGACATCGATTTGCAACAAAAGTTGTGGTTGGAAATTGAAAAGAATTATTCGGGTAAGAAAAGACATTACCATAACCTCAAGCATTTAGAAAATCTTCTTGCAGAGTTAATAGAGTTGAAAACTATCGTGAATAATTGGGATGCAATTGTATTAGCAATCTTTTATCACGACGTTGTTTACAAAGCACATCGAAAAGATAATGAAGAACAAAGTGCATTGTTAGCAAATACGCATTTACAACAACTCAATTGCCAGGCTGCGTTAATTGATCAGGTAAATAAGTTGATACTTGCAACAAAGTCTCACCAATTATCTGATGACGCAGATGTGAATCTTTTTACCGATGCTGATTTGAGTATTCTTGGGAAAGATTGGGAAACATACCATACCTATTGCTACAATGTTCGGAAGGAGTATGCGATCTATCCTGATCTGTTATACAAGCCTGGACGAAAGAAAGCTTTGCAGCATTTCCTTTCCATGCAGCGGATTTTTAAAACCGAACACTTTCATAAAAGGTATGAGGAATCGGCTAAGAAAAATATGGAAAGAGAAATCGAATCTCTTTAA